The proteins below are encoded in one region of Garra rufa chromosome 12, GarRuf1.0, whole genome shotgun sequence:
- the LOC141347205 gene encoding adenosine receptor A1: protein MVEEEPLLQRVKMSTLTVTESWEKMDLMYISIECTIALASVLGNVLVVLVVCMNQGLRDPTFCFIVSLALADIAVGVLVIPLAVVISLGLNTQFYTCLFISCILVTITQISILSLLAIAIDRFLRVKIPTRYNVIVTQRRGWVAVGLCWLISFLTGLVPMAGWHRTPPGNVSTTSIECQFVNVMRMDYMVYFNFFVWVVAPLIIMTGLYAEIFRVISRQLNRRAEATCDSSKYYRKELKLAKSLALVLFLFALCWLPLHIMNCIVFFCPTCKVPKSAFYVGIFMSHINSALNPLVYAFRIQRFRNTLIQIVHRFVLCKTPSAVPGQHAPGPITEKTQIQ, encoded by the exons ATGGTGGAAGAGGAACCACTGCTACAGAGGGTGAAGATGTCAACGCTCACAGTAACTGAGAGTTGGGAGAAGATGGACTTGATGTACATCTCCATTGAGTGTACTATTGCTCTGGCGTCTGTGCTTGGGAACGTGCTGGTGGTCTTGGTGGTTTGCATGAATCAGGGTCTCAGAGACCCAaccttttgttttattgtttctcTGGCACTGGCCGATATCGCGGTCGGTGTTCTCGTTATTCCGCTGGCGGTGGTCATCAGCTTGGGTCTCAACACGCAGTTTTACACCTGCCTCTTTATTTCCTGCATCCTCGTCACCATCACCCAAATCTCCATACTGTCCCTGCTGGCCATCGCCATTGACCGCTTCCTACGGGTCAAAATACCGACCAG GTATAACGTCATTGTTACGCAGAGGCGTGGGTGGGTAGCTGTGGGTCTGTGCTGGCTCATCTCATTTCTGACCGGTTTAGTGCCCATGGCCGGCTGGCACCGCACCCCACCTGGAAACGTCAGCACGACGTCCATCGAATGCCAGTTTGTCAACGTCATGCGCATGGATTATATGGTCTATTTCAACTTCTTCGTTTGGGTGGTGGCACCGCTGATCATCATGACAGGCCTGTACGCTGAGATCTTCCGTGTGATCTCCCGCCAGCTCAACCGTCGAGCCGAGGCCACTTGCGACTCGAGCAAGTACTACCGCAAAGAGCTGAAACTTGCCAAGTCGTTAGCGCTAGTTTTGTTTCTGTTTGCGCTCTGCTGGCTGCCACTGCACATTATGAACTGTATTGTGTTTTTTTGCCCCACATGCAAAGTGCCTAAGAGTGCTTTTTACGTGGGGATCTTTATGTCACACATCAACTCTGCACTCAACCCGTTGGTGTACGCTTTCCGCATTCAGCGCTTCCGTAATACTCTAATTCAAATCGTCCATCGATTTGTGCTCTGTAAAACTCCATCAGCCGTCCCTGGCCAGCACGCTCCTGGACCTatcacagagaaaacccaaattCAGTAG
- the sys1 gene encoding protein SYS1 homolog, producing MGSHFRSYVWDPVLIISQIILMQCIYYSFLGLWLAGVDGLVHTSRSLDQIFSYEVLGFSTTQGRLSMMAFILNSLTCALGLWFFIRRGKQCLDFTVTVHFFHMIGCWIYNAHLPAALSWWLVNVACMALMAVIGEYLCMRTELRAIPVNTAPKSNL from the exons ATGGGCAGTCATTTCCGCAGCTACGTCTGGGATCCGGTCCTCATCATCTCCCAGATTATCCTCATGCAGTGTATCTACTACAGCTTCTTGGGTTTGTGGTTGGCTGGTGTTGATGGTTTGGTCCATACTAGTAGATCACTCGACCAGATATTCAGTTACGAG GTTCTTGGGTTTTCAACAACACAAGGTCGATTGTCTATGATGGCGTTCATTCTGAATTCTCTCACGTG CGCTCTTGGCCTGTGGTTTTTCATCCGACGGGGGAAGCAGTGTCTGGACTTCACCGTGACGGTGCATTTCTTCCACATGATCGGCTGCTGGATCTATAACGCACATCTGCCAGCCGCTCTGTCATGGTGGTTGGTCAACGTGGCCTGCATGGCCCTCATGGCGGTCATCGGCGAGTACTTGTGTATGCGGACAGAGCTCAGAGCTATCCCCGTCAACACGGCACCAAAGTCCAACCTGTGA
- the snrpc gene encoding U1 small nuclear ribonucleoprotein C, with protein MPKFYCDYCDTYLTHDSPSVRKTHCSGRKHKENVKDYYQKWMEEQAQNLIDKTTAAFQQGKIPPTPFPGAPPPGGSLLPHPNITGPPRPGMLPAPPMGGPPMIPMMGPPPHGMMPGGPGPGMRPPMGGPMQMMPGPHMMRPPARPMMPAVRPGMVRPDR; from the exons ATGCCGAA GTTTTATTGTGATTACTGTGACACATACCTGACACACGATTCG CCGTCAGTCAGAAAGACACACTGCAGCGGACGAAAACATAAAGAAAATGTGAAAGACTATTACCAGAAATGGATGGAAGAGCAGGCTCAGAATCTCATCGACAAAACAA CGGCTGCCTTCCAGCAGGGTAAAATTCCACCCACCCCGTTCCCAGGAGCCCCTCCACCTGGCGGATCTCTGCTACCGCATCCAAATATTA CTGGACCTCCAAGACCGGGTATGTTACCAGCTCCACCCATGGGTGGTCCTCCTATGATCCCTATGATGGGTCCCCCTCCTCATGGCATGATGCCTGGAGGACCAG GTCCAGGTATGCGGCCACCAATGGGCGGACCTATGCAAATGATGCCAGGCCCACACATGATGCGACCTCCAGCACGGCCAATGATGCCGGCCGTTAGACCCGGTATGGTGCGACCCGATCGATAA